A window from Theobroma cacao cultivar B97-61/B2 chromosome 3, Criollo_cocoa_genome_V2, whole genome shotgun sequence encodes these proteins:
- the LOC18606848 gene encoding uncharacterized protein LOC18606848 isoform X2, whose amino-acid sequence MSEENLEEWDASFLEELIQVEELALSSSSVTQNNPPSSSYLRPLPPPSDKPLHFPPPSRIDSLSYSPPRELSQRTADVGGAFTSNGVVAKSATPSTPVRCVRGSDNAKDLEIERLKKELGRVSKQLANLEHECFKLKKERNKEDQLTFADSRNEVKVANFHGSRIANLEHGIPVAEHHGVRQELPNAKAFDDQIGLHTAKSSCKAIGVQADLNTCLDLSKKLQDIWGLPSDQQFGRNLISKLFAVCSKDINVLFGFISISSPSKTMEPLAVKSSVDMALQHSMQPFHSSEAAKVSRFYSALTKIGNGMSQLEALFESLFDLCSVENCTLIRDNFLAECLHSGSSIDDIFGCETRGRDCVGMDGTYGSCMPTGVRPSEAETLCKKGHCSTGSSLLFSCINWIYLFESMHHIVMKSSEECVRLKAVSIMNVILMRTDAYTDREKFGLIQVFGSISQLLRKEAGLLAQKEAVHTLHLLLNCPKLVVTFCCGCTVAAGADTDKENTAAFQEFTLILQGLADCIACSGNSLQALELRKNAITLLAFIASSGKFGFEILVNYKLSGEANFLTLILQLLVSEIDLEASVYPESGETFRARTLLIREVLILLNRLVSNPVHSATVLRLLTNSRDMVSLTIDVANRLSRKEPKRRHSDSITKQMRESEIVDLGQIFKRRVSTYLGE is encoded by the exons atgagcGAAGAAAATTTGGAAGAATGGGACGCCAGTTTCCTGGAGGAACTTATCCAAGTTGAAGAACTCGctctctcttcctcttctGTTACCCAGAACAACCCTCCTTCTTCCTCTTATTTACGGCCTCTGCCACCGCCATCAGACAAACCCCTACATTTTCCGCCGCCATCCCGCATTGACTCCCTCAGTTACTCGCCTCCCAGAGAGCTCTCCCAGAGAACCGCCGATGTCGGTGGCGCATTCACTTCGAATGGCGTTGTTGCTAAATCAGCTACTCCTTCGACTCCGGTGCGGTGCGTTCGCGGTTCTGATAACGCTAAGGATCTCGAAATTGAGCGCTTAAAG AAGGAGCTGGGACGCGTTTCAAAGCAGCTTGCCAACTTG GAACATGAGTGCTTCAAActgaagaaggaaagaaacaaGGAGGATCAGCTTACATTTGCTGATTCAAGGAATGAGGTGAAAGTTGCTAATTTTCATGGCTCGAGGATTGCAAACTT AGAACATGGAATCCCGGTTGCAGAGCACCATGGGGTTAGACAAGAACTTCCAAATGCAAAAGCTTTTGATGATCAGATTGGCCTGCATACAG CCAAGTCAAGCTGTAAGGCAATCGGAGTTCAGGCAGATCTAAATACTTGTCTTGATCTTTCTAAGAAGTTGCAGGACATCTGGGGCTTGCCAAGTGACCAACAGTTTGGTAGAAATCTGATATCCAAGTTGTTTGCAGTCTGTTCGAAAGATATTAACGTCCTGTTTGGCTTCATTAGTATAAGCTCACCTTCCAAAACCATGGAACCACTGGCAGTTAAGAGCTCTGTCGATATGGCTTTGCAGCATTCTATGCAGCCTTTTCATAGTTCTGAAGCTGCTAAAGTATCTCGTTTCTACTCTGCTCTGACAAAG ATTGGTAATGGAATGTCGCAGTTGGAGGCTCTATTTGAATCGTTATTTGATCTCTgtagtgttgaaaat TGCACTCTAATCAGGGACAATTTCTTGGCTGAGTGTCTTCACTCTGGGAGCAGCATTGATGATATATTTGGATGTGAAACTAGAGGACGGGATTGTGTTGGCATGGATGGGACTTATGGAAGTTGCATGCCAACTGGAGTAAGACCTTCTGAAGCAGAAACTCTGTGCAAGAAAGGACATTGCAGTACGGGCTCTTCGTTGCTTTTTTCATGTATAAACTGGATTTATCTCTTTGAATCGATGCATCACATTGTGATGAAGAGTAGTGAAGAGTGTGTAAGATTGAAAGCAGTCTCAATTATGAATGTGATTCTGATGAGAACTGATGCTTACACCGACAGAGAAAA GTTTGGCCTTATTCAAGTGTTTGGAAGTATTTCACAACTGCTTAGAAAGGAAGCTGGATTGCTTGCACAAAAGGAGGCTGTGCACACTCTCCACCTGCTTTTAAATT GTCCTAAGTTGGTGGTCACATTCTGCTGTGGTTGCACAGTGGCAGCAGGTGCTGACACTGACAAGGAAAACACTGCTGCTTTTCAAGAATTTACTCTGATTCTCCAGGGGTTGGCTGACTGTATAGCTTGCTCTGGGAATAGTTTACAA GCTTTGGAACTTCGCAAAAATGCAATCACTTTACTGGCTTTCATAGCCTCATCTGGAAAATTTGGGTTTGAAATACTAGTGAATTACAAGCTATCTGGAGAGGCAAATTTTCTAACACTGATTCTGCAACTATTGGTATCTGAGATAGACTTAGAAGCATCAGTCTATCCTGAGTCTGGTGAAACCTTTAGAGCAAG GACGTTATTGATACGGGAAGTGCTGATATTACTTAATAGACTTGTGTCCAACCCAGTACACTCTGCGACTGTCTTGAGATTATTAACCAACAGCAGGGATATGGTCAGTTTAACCATTGATGTTGCAAACAGGTTGTCCAGAAAAGAACCGAAACGAAGGCATTCTGACAGCATAACTAAGCAGATGAGAGAATCTGAAATTGTCGACTTGGGACAAATATTCAAGAGAAGGGTTTCGACTTATCTAGGAGAATAA
- the LOC18606843 gene encoding uncharacterized protein LOC18606843: MVHISLTIPFGVKKLWDKWNIRGSILFSLWLQVVLIFVAPIRKSARKTWVILLIWFAYLLADAAANFAVGLISNSQRNQSNNRNQPNPTESTDLLAFWAPFLLLHLGGPDTITAFALEDNQLWLRHLLSLGFQAGAVLYVFVQSLPNENLWIPTALMFVAGIIKYVERTRALFLASLDQFRDSMLKDPDPGPNYAKLMEEYASKKDAKLPTRINMTPEPDKESKASDVPPKEGDLNHLEVVHYAYDYFQIFKGLVVDLIFSFRERDESRDFFTRRTAEDALRIIEVELNFLYGTLYTKMEVVHSTIGYIFRFIAFAANLATLGIFYFQTKKDEFHGVDIGITYTLLLGAVALDVVAFLMLIFSDRTFASIFKYLESPYCRPIAAFFGGFLALKKPRWHRCKKCGIQNSDHRHHALVTPLGFRRWSGSISAHNLIRYCLKSRRTTIHEFPSLWVIMFEKIHHLLGIDKVIKKVGDGMTKIKGKISPCNTSLPNKVVSSNSSGLPGSIIISKVIRFLKCIEEKVNQFFNWAFKKITKPVKDLVDEMMYVSSEPFTLELWKFIFEELKTKSEFADTPETAKRISSARGDWVLTDTDSANDRSKLLKYVSDVPYDESLLLWHIATDLCYNTDTEEEAEKEFSKILSDYMLYLLIFQPSMMSAVAGIGKIRYRDTCAEAQRFFERRSLRPNADNKACEEILSVNTDVEPVTVKGDRSKSVLFDASMLAQELKRLERKDRWKLICRVWVELVSYAASHCRASTHAQRVSKGGELITFFWLLMAHFGLGEQFQINEGHARAKLLVGK, encoded by the coding sequence ATGGTCCACATCTCTCTAACCATCCCTTTTGGTGTGAAAAAGCTTTGGGACAAATGGAACATACGAGGGTCTATTTTGTTCAGTCTCTGGTTGCAGGTCGTGCTGATTTTTGTGGCGCCAATCAGAAAATCCGCAAGGAAAACATGGGTGATCTTGCTCATCTGGTTTGCTTACTTGTTGGCTGACGCAGCTGCCAATTTTGCTGTTGGTCTCATCTCCAACAGCCAACGCAACCAATCCAACAATCGTAATCAGCCCAATCCAACGGAGAGCACTGATCTGCTAGCATTCTGGGCGCCCTTTCTTTTACTACACCTTGGCGGCCCTGATACCATTACTGCTTTTGCTCTTGAAGATAATCAACTGTGGCTGAGGCACTTGCTTAGCCTCGGGTTTCAGGCCGGAGCTGTTCTTTACGTCTTCGTCCAATCGCTTCCCAACGAAAATCTATGGATCCCCACAGCGCTCATGTTTGTCGCTGGAATCATCAAGTACGTCGAGCGGACACGAGCTTTGTTCCTTGCGAGCTTGGACCAGTTTCGGGATTCCATGCTCAAAGATCCGGATCCTGGGCCCAACTATGCCAAGCTTATGGAGGAATACGCTTCGAAGAAAGACGCCAAACTTCCAACGCGAATAAATATGACGCCAGAACCTGATAAAGAATCCAAGGCTTCTGATGTTCCACCCAAGGAAGGCGATTTGAATCATCTCGAAGTAGTGCACTATGCTTATGACTACTTCCAAATATTCAAGGGACTGGTGGTCGATCTCATCTTCAGCTTCCGAGAGCGTGATGAGAGCCGTGACTTCTTCACTAGGAGGACAGCCGAAGACGCTCTGAGGATAATTGAGGTCGAACTCAACTTCCTGTATGGGACTCTCTATACCAAGATGGAAGTTGTGCATTCTACCATAGGATATATTTTCCGATTCATAGCTTTTGCGGCGAATCTAGCTACTCTCGGAATCTTCTATTTCCAAACGAAAAAAGATGAATTCCACGGAGTTGATATAGGAATCACCTACACCTTGCTCCTCGGCGCCGTCGCTCTGGATGTGGTAGCGTTCCTCATGCTCATTTTCTCGGATCGGACTTTTGCTTCTATATTCAAGTACCTTGAAAGTCCATATTGTAGGCCCATTGCTGCTTTCTTCGGTGGTTTCCTTGCTCTCAAGAAGCCCCGGTGGCACCGCTGTAAAAAATGTGGGATACAGAATTCTGACCATCGCCATCATGCGTTGGTTACTCCCCTTGGGTTTCGAAGGTGGTCTGGATCCATTTCAGCACACAACCTAATAAGGTATTGCCTGAAAAGCCGTAGGACAACTATCCATGAATTCCCCAGTTTGTGGGTAATTATGTTTGAAAAAATCCATCATCTGTTGGGAATCGATAAAGTCATAAAGAAAGTTGGCGATGGCATGACCAAGATCAAGGGAAAAATCAGTCCGTGTAACACCTCTCTTCCCAATAAGGTCGTGTCTTCTAATAGCAGTGGCTTACCGGGCTCCATTATTATCAGCAAAGTCATTAGATTTTTAAAGTGTATTGAAGAAAAGgtaaatcaatttttcaactgggctttcaaaaaaattaccaaacCCGTTAAGGATTTGGTGGATGAGATGATGTACGTGTCCAGTGAGCCATTCACCCTGGAGCTATGGAAATTTATCTTCGAGGAGCTAAAAACTAAATCTGAGTTTGCAGATACCCCAGAAACTGCAAAGAGGATATCCTCAGCCAGAGGTGATTGGGTTTTAACGGATACTGATTCGGCAAACGATCGTAGCAAGTTGCTGAAATATGTGAGTGATGTTCCATATGACGAGAGCCTTCTCTTGTGGCACATTGCTACTGATCTCTGCTACAACACTGACACTGAGGAAGAGGCTGAAAAAGAATTCAGTAAGATTCTCTCGGATTACATGCTGTATCTTCTAATTTTTCAGCCATCTATGATGTCTGCAGTGGCGGGCATCGGAAAAATAAGATATCGAGACACTTGTGCCGAGGCTCAAAGATTCTTCGAGAGACGGAGTTTGCGACCGAACGCAGACAATAAGGCCTGCGAAGAAATTCTTTCAGTGAATACAGATGTCGAACCTGTGACAGTGAAGGGAGACAGAAGCAAATCTGTGTTGTTCGATGCAAGCATGCTCGCCCAAGAGCTAAAAAGGTTGGAAAGGAAGGACAGATGGAAGCTGATTTGCAGAGTGTGGGTGGAATTAGTCTCATATGCGGCAAGTCATTGCAGAGCAAGCACACATGCTCAGCGGGTAAGTAAAGGTGGAGAGCTTATTACGTTTTTCTGGTTGCTGATGGCTCACTTTGGACTTGGGGAGCAGTTCCAAATCAACGAAGGACATGCAAGAGCAAAACTCCTCGTGGGAAAGTAA
- the LOC18606844 gene encoding uncharacterized protein LOC18606844: MSSSKGDSVQHTDAAATISIQSIIDKLTDLRKLLDEKVIKGDVPDRGSQEGGIKLAPSEDGQAKLNTDLEKVCKELDYMIRAFDKLKKFEGDLKEPLKTLDNNVNDILKDLEVLKSSSGSLKQIQQNLKVLRSNITKVKIQIPLQHQASNLISDASRYLQATVASREEGDLPNLYEAANILEIKGSFYEEIQDKYNGLDKKALKMCLLCFAIFPENAEIKKSLLRFWWFGERLMENPIVTGEKENMDRVNDVLGELIKKGFIEPVEKKSRLPATRYKMHPIVRSLLIKLAKEANFFDYDAKGIPTMDVSASEKSCLIKSEGHSHWFSKNPFQEGEEQKINPGDQQKTNSKGRQQKNSKKQQQTNQEKQQPTSSENQQKTYQENQRKQKELLKNLEELQTLFNISKQFPDLPEEKFSKIKGVRVLYLGRWESTAERHMEVESTEFLKGLEKMKELRFFSLQGISGISTLPKSLGKLINLRILDLRACHNLEELPKELGLLKKLTYLDMSECYLIDNMPKQLTSLSELQVLKGFVISKNRHSCTFGNLTTLSKLKKLTINVNSDEFSIDKAEGDLYRFQALRKLRIAWGAGSSKSIDGNKEEKKGNGNQETNGNKRKFYKRQQNDAAKSMLSNLKMPWGACGEGTSKSVAEKKVTATTEKSTLEGKDEIRKIDYGKQESSEGEKQGSDAAKSGAKNLNDNKDAGKQKTEEAISLEKLDLQCFPRPEPPSWLVPEKLESLKSLYIRGGRLSYLGEPKGSKKWEVETLRLKYLTGVQINWKDLQTQFPKLTYLERVNCPGITFCPCDANGVWRNLEKEK, encoded by the coding sequence ATGTCTTCGTCTAAGGGTGATTCAGTGCAGCATACAGATGCCGCTGCAACCATCTCCATTCAGAGTATCATTGACAAGCTAACCGACTTGCGTAAACTCCTTGACGAGAAGGTGATCAAGGGCGATGTTCCTGATCGAGGCAGTCAAGAGGGAGGAATCAAATTAGCTCCCAGTGAAGATGGACAGGCAAAATTAAACACTGACCTTGAGAAAGTTTGCAAAGAGCTCGATTATATGATTAGAGCTTTTGACAAACTGAAGAAATTTGAAGGTGATCTCAAAGAACCGCTAAAAACTCTTGACAACAATGTGAACGACATCCTGAAAGATCTTGAAGTGTTGAAATCCTCAAGTGGTTCCTTAAAGCAGATTCAACAAAATCTTAAAGTTCTGAGAAGCAACATCACCAAAGTGAAAATTCAGATCCCATTGCAGCATCAAGCCTCAAACTTAATTTCTGACGCAAGTCGTTATTTGCAGGCGACTGTTGCCAGCAGAGAAGAAGGTGATCTGCCTAATCTATACGAAGCCGCAAATATACTTGAGATCAAAGGCTCTTTTTACGAAGAGATTCAAGACAAATATAATGGCCTTGATAAGAAAGCGCTCAAGATGTGCCTGTTGTGTTTCGCAATCTTCCCCGAGAACGCAGAAATTAAGAAGAGCCTTCTAAGATTTTGGTGGTTTGGAGAGAGGTTGATGGAAAATCCAATCGTTACAGGAGAAAAGGAGAATATGGATCGTGTGAACGATGTTCTTGGAGAACTCATCAAGAAAGGATTCATTGAGCCTGTCGAGAAAAAAAGCAGATTGCCTGCCACCCGTTATAAGATGCACCCAATTGTTCGTTCTTTATTGATCAAGCTTGCCAAGGAGGCTAACTTCTTTGATTACGATGCCAAAGGAATCCCGACGATGGATGTTTCAGCGAGCGAAAAGTCATGTTTGATAAAATCCGAAGGACATTCTCATTGGTTCTCCAAAAATCCTTTCCAGGAGGGAGAGGAGCAGAAAATCAACCCGGGTGACcaacaaaaaacaaattcGAAAGGGAGGCAgcaaaaaaattccaaaaagcAACAACAAACAAATCAGGAAAAGCAGCAGCCAACAAGTTCAGAAAATCAGCAGAAAACGTATCAGGAAAACCAACGGAAACAAAAGGAGCTGCTAAAAAATCTGGAAGAGCTGCAGACACTGTTCAACATTAGTAAGCAATTTCCTGACTTGCCTGAGGAgaaattttccaaaataaaGGGCGTCCGCGTCCTTTATCTGGGAAGATGGGAGAGCACAGCTGAGCGTCATATGGAGGTGGAAAGCACTGAATTCTTAAAAGGGTTGGAAAAAATGAAGGAGTTAAGGTTTTTTAGTCTTCAAGGAATCTCCGGAATCTCGACGCTCCCAAAATCTCTTGGTAAGCTCATCAATTTGAGAATCTTAGATCTTAGAGCATGTCACAACCTGGAGGAACTACCAAAAGAGTTAGGCTTACTTAAGAAGCTGACTTACTTGGATATGTCCGAGTGCTATTTGATAGACAACATGCCCAAGCAGCTAACTTCACTCTCAGAACTCCAAGTGCTTAAGGGCTTTGTCATTAGCAAAAATAGACACTCATGTACTTTTGGTAACTTGACAACACTCTCTAAGCTGAAGAAACTCACTATCAATGTGAATAGCGATGAATTCTCAATAGATAAAGCGGAAGGAGATCTCTATAGATTTCAGGCGCTTCGGAAGCTTAGAATAGCATGGGGAGCCGGATCGTCAAAATCGATAGATGGAAACAAAGAGGAGAAGAAAGGCAATGGAAACCAGGAAACCAATGGAAACAAGAGGAAATTCTACAAACGGCAACAAAATGATGCAGCAAAGTCAATGCTTTCGAATTTGAAAATGCCATGGGGAGCCTGCGGAGAGGGAACGTCAAAATCAGTAGCTGAAAAAAAGGTGACTGCTACAACAGAAAAATCCACGCTTGAAGGCAAAGATGAGATCAGGAAAATAGATTATGGAAAACAGGAAAGCAGTGAAGGCGAGAAGCAAGGAAGTGATGCTGCAAAATCAGGGGCCAAAAACCTGAACGACAACAAAGATGCAGGAAAGCAGAAAACTGAAGAGGCTATCAGCCTAGAGAAATTAGACCTCCAATGTTTCCCAAGACCGGAACCACCAAGTTGGCTGGTGCCTGAAAAACTAGAGAGCCTAAAGAGCCTCTACATTAGAGGTGGAAGACTCAGTTACCTGGGTGAACCGAAAGGTAGTAAGAAGTGGGAAGTTGAGACTTTACGTCTGAAGTATTTGACTGGCGTTCAGATAAACTGGAAAGATCTGCAGACTCAGTTTCCAAAATTGACATATTTGGAGAGGGTCAATTGCCCTGGAATCACATTCTGCCCTTGCGATGCAAACGGAGTATGGCGAAatcttgaaaaagaaaaataa
- the LOC18606848 gene encoding uncharacterized protein LOC18606848 isoform X1: protein MSEENLEEWDASFLEELIQVEELALSSSSVTQNNPPSSSYLRPLPPPSDKPLHFPPPSRIDSLSYSPPRELSQRTADVGGAFTSNGVVAKSATPSTPVRCVRGSDNAKDLEIERLKKELGRVSKQLANLEHECFKLKKERNKEDQLTFADSRNEVKVANFHGSRIANLEHGIPVAEHHGVRQELPNAKAFDDQIGLHTAKSSCKAIGVQADLNTCLDLSKKLQDIWGLPSDQQFGRNLISKLFAVCSKDINVLFGFISISSPSKTMEPLAVKSSVDMALQHSMQPFHSSEAAKVSRFYSALTKIGNGMSQLEALFESLFDLCSVENVVIVYSSLCILYVLLKHLLTFERKSKGRDNFLAECLHSGSSIDDIFGCETRGRDCVGMDGTYGSCMPTGVRPSEAETLCKKGHCSTGSSLLFSCINWIYLFESMHHIVMKSSEECVRLKAVSIMNVILMRTDAYTDREKFGLIQVFGSISQLLRKEAGLLAQKEAVHTLHLLLNCPKLVVTFCCGCTVAAGADTDKENTAAFQEFTLILQGLADCIACSGNSLQALELRKNAITLLAFIASSGKFGFEILVNYKLSGEANFLTLILQLLVSEIDLEASVYPESGETFRARTLLIREVLILLNRLVSNPVHSATVLRLLTNSRDMVSLTIDVANRLSRKEPKRRHSDSITKQMRESEIVDLGQIFKRRVSTYLGE from the exons atgagcGAAGAAAATTTGGAAGAATGGGACGCCAGTTTCCTGGAGGAACTTATCCAAGTTGAAGAACTCGctctctcttcctcttctGTTACCCAGAACAACCCTCCTTCTTCCTCTTATTTACGGCCTCTGCCACCGCCATCAGACAAACCCCTACATTTTCCGCCGCCATCCCGCATTGACTCCCTCAGTTACTCGCCTCCCAGAGAGCTCTCCCAGAGAACCGCCGATGTCGGTGGCGCATTCACTTCGAATGGCGTTGTTGCTAAATCAGCTACTCCTTCGACTCCGGTGCGGTGCGTTCGCGGTTCTGATAACGCTAAGGATCTCGAAATTGAGCGCTTAAAG AAGGAGCTGGGACGCGTTTCAAAGCAGCTTGCCAACTTG GAACATGAGTGCTTCAAActgaagaaggaaagaaacaaGGAGGATCAGCTTACATTTGCTGATTCAAGGAATGAGGTGAAAGTTGCTAATTTTCATGGCTCGAGGATTGCAAACTT AGAACATGGAATCCCGGTTGCAGAGCACCATGGGGTTAGACAAGAACTTCCAAATGCAAAAGCTTTTGATGATCAGATTGGCCTGCATACAG CCAAGTCAAGCTGTAAGGCAATCGGAGTTCAGGCAGATCTAAATACTTGTCTTGATCTTTCTAAGAAGTTGCAGGACATCTGGGGCTTGCCAAGTGACCAACAGTTTGGTAGAAATCTGATATCCAAGTTGTTTGCAGTCTGTTCGAAAGATATTAACGTCCTGTTTGGCTTCATTAGTATAAGCTCACCTTCCAAAACCATGGAACCACTGGCAGTTAAGAGCTCTGTCGATATGGCTTTGCAGCATTCTATGCAGCCTTTTCATAGTTCTGAAGCTGCTAAAGTATCTCGTTTCTACTCTGCTCTGACAAAG ATTGGTAATGGAATGTCGCAGTTGGAGGCTCTATTTGAATCGTTATTTGATCTCTgtagtgttgaaaat GTAGTTATTGTTTATAGTTCGCTCTGTATACTATATGTCTTGTTGAAGCACCTTCTTACTTTTGAAAGGAAATCCAAAGGAAG GGACAATTTCTTGGCTGAGTGTCTTCACTCTGGGAGCAGCATTGATGATATATTTGGATGTGAAACTAGAGGACGGGATTGTGTTGGCATGGATGGGACTTATGGAAGTTGCATGCCAACTGGAGTAAGACCTTCTGAAGCAGAAACTCTGTGCAAGAAAGGACATTGCAGTACGGGCTCTTCGTTGCTTTTTTCATGTATAAACTGGATTTATCTCTTTGAATCGATGCATCACATTGTGATGAAGAGTAGTGAAGAGTGTGTAAGATTGAAAGCAGTCTCAATTATGAATGTGATTCTGATGAGAACTGATGCTTACACCGACAGAGAAAA GTTTGGCCTTATTCAAGTGTTTGGAAGTATTTCACAACTGCTTAGAAAGGAAGCTGGATTGCTTGCACAAAAGGAGGCTGTGCACACTCTCCACCTGCTTTTAAATT GTCCTAAGTTGGTGGTCACATTCTGCTGTGGTTGCACAGTGGCAGCAGGTGCTGACACTGACAAGGAAAACACTGCTGCTTTTCAAGAATTTACTCTGATTCTCCAGGGGTTGGCTGACTGTATAGCTTGCTCTGGGAATAGTTTACAA GCTTTGGAACTTCGCAAAAATGCAATCACTTTACTGGCTTTCATAGCCTCATCTGGAAAATTTGGGTTTGAAATACTAGTGAATTACAAGCTATCTGGAGAGGCAAATTTTCTAACACTGATTCTGCAACTATTGGTATCTGAGATAGACTTAGAAGCATCAGTCTATCCTGAGTCTGGTGAAACCTTTAGAGCAAG GACGTTATTGATACGGGAAGTGCTGATATTACTTAATAGACTTGTGTCCAACCCAGTACACTCTGCGACTGTCTTGAGATTATTAACCAACAGCAGGGATATGGTCAGTTTAACCATTGATGTTGCAAACAGGTTGTCCAGAAAAGAACCGAAACGAAGGCATTCTGACAGCATAACTAAGCAGATGAGAGAATCTGAAATTGTCGACTTGGGACAAATATTCAAGAGAAGGGTTTCGACTTATCTAGGAGAATAA
- the LOC18606847 gene encoding probable disease resistance protein At4g19060, producing MMSSVRHGSNPPKKKALYDQFLDELPADDETPSKWRIPGLGHSRSPSTGSTDDSNKGEEGVSEGESIASPRPMPDTKEFLEKIYEPVGRSKVHGFDYDIMSLKMLLLDERSQYSFKLVGVVGMLGVGKTTLCRLILDEEEVKQRFVPRFWITMPSDEEPNSMEKVVERMLERLGVEEEIITSISKNHELPGLLYALHLHLKGKRYLILLDGVRAKDDYYEHLISCLRDGHGFPKAYGGAVMVTSRDEEAVKTMVGEQNLHRLLPLSNPDSCWPIYQNLDSVAQVSGSEASKEVKEELLKKCGGLPLAARILRELKDLEKKQKDGSIQAPAASKEGPTQASTASNEVSSQASTASEEGRIQASAASKEGPTQAPAASKEGSNEASAASKEGPIQASAASNEGPIQASAASKEGSNEASAASKEGPIQASAASKEVSSQASAASKEVSSQASIASKEDSIQASAASKEGSSEGSAASKEDPNQASAASKEVSSQASIASKEDSIQASAASKEGSSEGSAASKEDPNQASAASKEVSSQASAASKEDLNQASAASKEVSSQASAASKEDSNQASRASNESDLKPATTD from the coding sequence ATGATGTCAAGCGTTCGCCATGGAAGTAACCCTCCTAAGAAAAAGGCTTTGTACGACCAGTTTCTAGATGAATTGCCCGCAGATGATGAGACACCGTCCAAGTGGAGAATCCCGGGCCTCGGCCATAGCAGGAGCCCTTCTACAGGCTCTACGGACGATTCTAATAAAGGTGAGGAAGGGGTGTCTGAAGGAGAGTCCATTGCAAGTCCTCGCCCCATGCCAGATACGAAAGAATTTTTAGAGAAGATTTATGAGCCAGTGGGTCGATCTAAGGTTCATGGATTCGACTACGACATAATGTCATTGAAAATGTTGCTTCTCGACGAAAGAAGCCAATACTCGTTCAAGCTAGTCGGGGTTGTCGGGATGCTTGGTGTTGGAAAAACAACACTATGCCGCTTAATTTTAGATGAAGAAGAAGTGAAGCAGCGGTTTGTTCCAAGGTTTTGGATAACCATGCCGAGTGATGAGGAGCCCAATTCAATGGAAAAAGTTGTTGAAAGGATGTTGGAACGTCTCGGAGTCGAAGAAGAAATCATCACGTCTATTTCCAAAAATCATGAACTTCCTGGGTTGCTCTACGCTCTTCACCTGCATCTGAAAGGTAAGAGGTATCTGATTTTGCTTGATGGCGTACGAGCGAAGGACGATTACTATGAACATCTAATATCTTGCCTAAGAGATGGACATGGATTCCCGAAGGCGTATGGGGGAGCAGTTATGGTGACAAGTAGGGATGAGGAAGCAGTTAAAACGATGGTCGGGGAGCAAAACTTGCATCGCCTTCTTCCCCTTTCAAACCCAGACAGCTGCTGGCCAATATACCAGAACTTGGATTCGGTTGCCCAGGTTTCTGGATCAGAGGCTTCAAAAGAAGTAAAAGAGGAATTGCTGAAGAAGTGTGGAGGTCTTCCTCTAGCGGCGCGAATTCTGCGCGAATTGAAGGATctagaaaagaaacaaaaagatgGTTCAATTCAAGCACCTGCAGCATCAAAAGAGGGTCCAACTCAAGCATCCACGGCTTCAAATGAGGTTTCAAGTCAAGCATCTACAGCTTCAGAAGAGGGCCGAATCCAAGCATCTGCAGCTTCAAAAGAGGGTCCAACTCAAGCACCTGCAGCTTCAAAAGAGGGTTCAAATGAAGCATCTGCAGCTTCAAAAGAGGGTCCAATTCAAGCATCTGCAGCTTCAAATGAGGGTCCAATTCAAGCATCTGCAGCTTCAAAAGAGGGTTCAAATGAAGCATCAGCAGCTTCGAAAGAGGGTCCAATTCAAGCATCTGCAGCTTCAAAAGAGGTTTCAAGTCAAGCATCTGCAGCTTCAAAAGAGGTTTCAAGTCAAGCATCTATAGCTTCAAAAGAGGATTCAATTCAAGCATCTGCAGCCTCAAAAGAGGGTTCAAGTGAAGGATCAGCAGCTTCAAAAGAGGATCCAAATCAAGCATCTGCAGCTTCAAAAGAGGTTTCAAGTCAAGCATCTATAGCTTCAAAAGAGGATTCAATTCAAGCATCTGCAGCTTCAAAAGAGGGTTCAAGTGAAGGATCAGCAGCTTCAAAAGAGGATCCAAATCAAGCATCTGCAGCTTCAAAAGAGGTTTCCAGTCAAGCATCTGCAGCTTCAAAAGAGGATTTAAATCAAGCATCTGCAGCTTCAAAAGAGGTTTCAAGTCAAGCATCTGCAGCTTCCAAAGAGGATTCAAATCAAGCATCTAGAGCTTCAAACGAATCAGACTTGAAACCTGCAACGACCGATtaa